The following coding sequences are from one Herpetosiphonaceae bacterium window:
- a CDS encoding OsmC family protein, producing the protein MSETVSTKSCMTLNLGNYRNFIQEVQNDPAKANFSFSAKTLWKGGTITETTARERVIKADEPEVLGGQDSAVDPVELLLAALSSCVSIGLVTQAAKRGVDFEDFEIEVTGDLDLRGYLGLDESIRSGFTNVQYIVRIKSDAPPEALEEILRAAEKTSPMLDNIRNGVPVTSRLEMID; encoded by the coding sequence ATGAGCGAGACGGTGAGCACCAAGAGTTGCATGACGCTCAACCTGGGCAACTACCGGAACTTCATCCAGGAAGTACAGAACGATCCAGCTAAAGCCAACTTTAGCTTCTCCGCCAAAACCTTGTGGAAAGGCGGCACGATCACCGAAACGACCGCCCGCGAGCGCGTGATCAAAGCCGACGAGCCGGAGGTTCTAGGCGGCCAAGACAGCGCCGTCGATCCCGTCGAGCTGCTGCTGGCGGCGCTCAGCAGTTGCGTCTCGATCGGGCTGGTCACGCAGGCGGCCAAGCGCGGCGTCGATTTCGAGGACTTCGAGATCGAGGTCACGGGCGATCTCGACCTGCGCGGCTACCTGGGCCTGGACGAGAGCATCCGCTCCGGCTTTACCAACGTCCAGTACATCGTGCGCATCAAGAGCGACGCGCCGCCGGAAGCGCTTGAGGAGATTCTGCGCGCTGCCGAGAAAACCTCGCCGATGCTCGACAACATCCGCAACGGCGTGCCCGTCACTTCGCGGCTGGAAATGATCGACTAG